A DNA window from Pseudorasbora parva isolate DD20220531a chromosome 5, ASM2467924v1, whole genome shotgun sequence contains the following coding sequences:
- the pikfyve gene encoding 1-phosphatidylinositol 3-phosphate 5-kinase isoform X8, whose translation MMHGIETEQSVRCRVRARRSVCDLCRGSDMAAEDKTSSLSSVMDWSSEPPLSPTSPSHLTHFKPLTPEQEEPPLRSAYSSFVSLFRFNKEEGRPPSVAEKSQSASSSPQGPRRNWSSPSHSIHGSETHRKHSELFRRTSTASEGRRKSEAPLGGHDPRTAVQLRTALKRLKEIMEGKSQDSDLKQYWMPDSQCKECYDCNEKFTTFRRRHHCRLCGQIFCSRCCNQEIPGKFMGYTGDLRACTYCRKIALSYAHSADSSSIGEDLSALSDSTCSVCVLEPTEPRTPVGGRKSSRNIFLEEDLAWQRKNSIGMRKNHQESQNSSLSSRLTAVQEDMGKSPARKRSASVTNLSLDRSVSTIVPAYESSVSPQNSRTLSKTDHNEEERKILLDSSQLKDLWKKICHNSTGMEFQDHRYWLRTYPNCIVGKELVNWLLRNGTISTRAQAIAIGQALVDGRWLDCVTHHDQIFRDEYALYRPLQSTEFSETPSPDSDSVNSLEGHSEPSWFKDIKFDDSDTEQLADENDYVTPNSASPSKRTSVSSFHSAVDSDSAASINLNMEQDNVNFHIKKQAKYPHVPPYPAEQKMEVLLSEDGGQHISISDAFIKESLFNRRVEEKAKEMLFTPLGWHHSSLDQLREENGEKKAMERLLSANHSHMMALLQQLLYSESLSLSWRDIIVPVVRQVVQTVRPDVRSCDDDMDIRQFVHIKKIPGGKKFDSAVVNGFVCTKNIAHKKMNPYIKNPKILLLKCSIEYLYREETKFTCIDPIVLQEHEFLKNYVQRIADVRPNLVLVEKTVSRIAQDMLLEHGISLVINVKPQVLDRVSRMTQGDLVISMDQLLTKPRLGTCHKFYLHSFQLPNNELKSLMFFEGCPPQLGCTIKLRGASEYELARVKEIIIFMVCVAYHSQLEISFLMDEFAMPPSLAESSSFPCLLESTTLKEEDETGGSQENDGSMLGDDNLTLLPEADFEPGLQEVIKLHSRESSISESFYKDGESPRIDKNGSVASFSGGDDDIIKTSTPLSSFSKLPQPVSPPFLNSDLREMSKELNKGPGEEEKNKELEETLVHRDSTSSETSLPPARLFRDPLQDDTDLFVTEHVDSSDDRLKSISALFKQELKDIILCISPFITFREPFLLTAAGLRCPSRDYFPEQVYLSPLLNKDSKELDGRRKRQLLKESGPSSASLTNGIVPHQRTIQILPCHKLMSARIAEQLGCSQNLARMLADYRAQGGRIRQREGMQFREAPPTKAPVKADSEEDKGAGQSEMTWATKLDCLNPINHQRLCVLFSSSSAQSNNAPNPCVSPWIVTMEFYGKNDLTLGVFLERYCFRPSYQCPSMYCETPMVHHIRRFVHGSGCVQIVLKELDSPVPGYQHTILNYSWCRICKQVTPVVPLSNDSWSMSFAKYLELRFYGHQYTRRANAEPCGHSIHKDYHQYFSYNQMVASFSYISVRLLEICLPPPKIIIRNQGPSKATLQQDLKDFTQKVAQVYLAIDDRLTSLKTDTFSKTREEKMEDMFAQKDMEESELRGWIEKLQVRLQTSAMDSPQQLQAFMESVVVKKQGLCETLQSWNNRLQDLFQQEKGRKRLSVPPSPGRHRQATSDDSKTSALESSPRNSSQIDGEKEDRHLNTFPSSSSLLQLPSPTEQATDVITSGPSFPDQDSVSIPEDMFDGHLGGSNDSQVKSEKSTMKTILANLLPGNSYNPIPFPFDPDKHYLMYEHERVPIAVCEREPSSIIAFALSCKEYKTALEEITKTTAKSGGDDASQGISVGESRAKNSPAKPSDSSMSQLSRSSVDADPLKDPESGDKQKKQTGNPHIELQFSDANAKFYCRIYYAEEFHKMREEIMESSQDEFVRSLSHCVNWQARGGKSGAVFYATEDDRFILKQMPRLEVQSFLDFAPHYFTYITGAVQQKRPTALAKILGVYRIGYKNSQNNTEKKLDLLVMENLFYGRKMAQVFDLKGSLRNRNVKTDQGKESCEVVLLDENLLKLVHDNPLYIRSHCKAILRAAILSDAHFLSSHLIIDYSLLVGRDDTTDELVVGIIDYIRTFTWDKKLEMVVKSTGILGGQGKMPTVVSPELYRSRFCEAMDKYFLMVPDHWTGLGLNC comes from the exons AGGAAGGACGGCCTCCTTCGGTGGCGGAGAAAAGTCAATCAGCTTCATCATCACCGCAGGGGCCACGGCGCAACTGGTCAAGTCCCTCTCATTCCATACATGGCTCCGAAACCCACAGAAAACATTCAGAACTTTTTAGAAGAACGTCCACTGCTTCAG AGGGTCGACGGAAATCAGAAGCCCCTCTAGGCGGCCACGACCCGCGAACAGCTGTCCAGCTACGCACAGCCCTCAAGAGACTCAAGGAGATCATGGAGGGGAAAAGTCAG GACAGTGATCTGAAACAGTACTGGATGCCGGACAGTCAGTGTAAAGAGTGCTACGACTGCAATGAGAAATTCACAACCTTCCGACGGCGTCACCATTGTCGACTCTGTGGCCAAATCTTCTGCAGCCGATGCTGCAACCAGGAAATTCCTGGCAAGTTCATGGGCTACACGG GTGATTTACGGGCATGTACGTACTGTCGTAAGATCGCATTGAGCTACGCTCACTCAGCTGACTCGAGCTCCATCGGAGAAGATCTCAGCGCCCTGTCAGACTCAACTTGCTCCGTGTGTGTGCTAGAGCCCACCGAACCACGCACACCTGTGGGGGGCCGCAAATCCAGCCGGAACATCTTCCTGGAAGAGGACTTGGCCTGGCAAAG AAAAAATTCCATTGGGATGAGGAAGAA TCATCAGGAATCTCAGAACAGTAGTCTCAGTTCCAGACTTACAGCAGTACAAGAGGATATGGGCAAGTCACCAGCCAGGAAGAG GTCAGCTAGTGTGACCAACCTGTCTTTGGACCGCTCCGTCTCAACCATAGTTCCTGCCTACGAGAGTTCAGTTAGTCCACAGAACAGCCGAACCCTATCCAAGACTGACCACAATGAAGAGGAGCGAAAGATCCTTCTG GATTCTTCTCAACTTAAAGATCTATGGAAGAAGATTTGCCACAACAGTACAGGGATGGAGTTCCAGGACCATCGGTACTGGCTGCGTACTTACCCCAACTGCATTGTCGGTAAAGAGTTGGTCAACTGGCTTTTACGAAACGGCACTATTTCAACTAG GGCTCAGGCCATAGCTATTGGGCAGGCTTTGGTAGATGGCCGCTGGCTTGACTGTGTAACCCATCATGATCAGATTTTCCGTGATGAGTACGCCCTCTATCGCCCTCTCCAG AGCACAGAGTTCTCAGAAACCCCCTCTCCAGACAGTGACAGTGTGAATTCTCTGGAAGGACACTCTGAACCGTCATGGTTTAAAGACATCAAGTTTGACGACAGTGACACCGAGCAGCTAGCAGATGAAAATGACTATGTCACACCAA ACTCGGCCAGCCCCAGTAAAAGAACATCCGTCAGCAGTTTCCATTCTGCGGTGGACAGTGACTCAGCCGCCTCCATCAATCTAAACATGGAGCAGGACAATGTCAATTTCCACATCAAGAAGCAGGCCAAGTACCCTCATGTGCCTCCTTACCCAGCCGAGCAAAAAA TGGAAGTCCTGCTTTCTGAAGATGGAGGTCAGCATATATCCATTAGTGATGCCTTCATTAAAG AGTCTTTGTTTAACCGGAGGGTTGAGGAGAAAGCTAAAGAAATGCTTTTCACTCCTCTCGGCTGGCATCACAGCTCCTTGGACCAGCTCCGGGAAGAGAATGGGGAAAAGAAAGCGATGGAGCGTTTACT GTCTGCTAATCACAGCCACATGATGGCGCTGCTGCAGCAGCTGCTGTACAGCGAATCGCTGTCTCTCTCCTGGCGTGACATCATCGTACCTGTGGTGAGGCAGGTGGTGCAGACGGTGCGACCGGATGTGCGCAGCTGTGATGACGACATGGATATCCGTCAGTTCGTCCACATCAAAAAA ATTCCAGGGGGAAAGAAATTTGACTCTGCTGTAGTGAATGGCTTTGTTTGCACAAAGAATATTGCACACAAAAAG ATGAACCCTTACATCAAAAACCCCAAGATCCTTCTCCTCAAATGCTCCATTGAGTATCTGTACAGAGAAGAGACCAAGTTCACCTGCATTGACCCAATTGTGTTGCAG GAGCATGAGTTTCTGAAGAACTATGTTCAGAGGATTGCTGATGTCCGACCAAACCTGGTGTTGGTGGAGAAGACTGTTTCTCGTATTGCTCAGGACATGCTACTGGAGCATGGCATTAGCCTTGTGATTAATGTCAAACCT CAAGTCCTGGACCGTGTAAGTCGAATGACTCAGGGAGATTTAGTCATTTCAATGGATCAGCTTCTTACGAAACCTCGTCTGGGTACCTGCCACAAGTTTTACCTGCATTCCTTCCAGCTGCCAAATA ATGAATTGAAGTCCCTGATGTTTTTTGAGGGCTGTCCTCCTCAGCTGGGCTGCACTATTAAGCTCCGCGGTGCCTCAGAGTATGAACTGGCCCGTGTGAAAgaaatcattatttttatgGTGTGTGTGGCATACCACTCACAGCTAGAGATCTCTTTCCTCATGGATGAGTTTGCAATGCCTCCCAGCCTTGCTGAGAGTTCTTCATTCCCGTGTCTGCTGGAAAGCACCACTTTAAAGGAAGAGGACGAGACTGGTGGGAGCCAAGAAAATGATGGGTCCATGCTGGGGGATGACAATCTCACACTTCTTCCAGAAGCAGACTTTGAGCCAGGACTTCAGGAGGTTATCAAACTCCACAGTAGAGAGTCTTCCATCTCTGAATCTTTTTATAAAGATGGAGAAAGCCCCAGAATAGACAAAAATGGATCAGTTGCTTCCTTCTCTGGAGGAGATGATGACATTATAAAGACCTCCACACCCCTTTCCTCCTTTTCCAAACTTCCCCAGCCGGTGTCACCCCCTTTCCTGAATTCAGACCTGAGAGAGATGTCAAAGGAATTGAACAAGGGGCCAGGTGAGGAGGAGAAGAACAAAGAGCTAGAGGAGACTCTCGTTCATCGGGACAGCACAAGCTCTGAGACCTCCCTTCCCCCAGCCCGGCTCTTCAGGGATCCCTTACAGGATGACACAGACCTGTTTGTGACCGAGCATGTAGATTCCTCAGATGACCGCCTCAAGTCCATCTCAGCTTTATTTAAACAGGAGCTAAAAGATATTATCCTGTGCATTTCACCTTTTATTACCTTTCGGGAGCCGTTTTTGCTCACAGCGGCTGGACTGCGTTGTCCTAGCCGGGATTATTTTCCAGAACAGGTTTACCTCTCACCTCTATTAAATAAGGACTCGAAAGAGCTGGATGGACGCCGCAAGAGGCAGCTGCTGAAAGAGTCTGGCCCAAGTTCTGCCAGCCTGACTAATGGTATTGTGCCGCACCAACGGACCATCCAGATTTTGCCCTGTCACAAACTCATGAGTGCCCGTATAGCAGAGCAGCTAGGCTGCAGTCAGAATCTGGCACGCATGCTGGCTGACTACCGAGCCCAGGGAGGACGCATTCGGCAAAGAGAAGGAATGCAATTCCGCGAGGCCCCGCCCACAAAGGCGCCAGTAAAGGCAGATAGTGAAGAAGATAAAGGGGcaggacaaagtgaaatgaCATGGGCTACTAAG CTGGACTGTTTAAATCCAATCAACCATCAGAGGCTCTGTGTGCTGTTCAGTAGCTCATCAGCTCAATCTAATAATGCACCAAACCCCTGTGTTAGTCCATG GATTGTAACAATGGAGTTTTATGGCAAGAATGACTTGACTCTTGGTGTATTTCTGGAGAGATACTGTTTTAG ACCCTCTTACCAGTGCCCCAGCATGTACTGTGAGACCCCCATGGTGCACCACATCCGGCGCTTTGTGCACGGTAGCGGCTGTGTCCAGATTGTTCTGAAAGAGCTGGACTCGCCTGTACCCGGATATCAGCACACGATCCTCAACTACTCTTGGTGCCGTATCTGTAAACAG GTGACTCCCGTGGTCCCGTTGTCTAATGACTCCTGGTCCATGTCCTTCGCCAAGTATCTAGAGCTCCGTTTCTATGGTCACCAGTACACCCGTCGGGCCAACGCCGAGCCTTGTGGCCATTCCATCCATAAAGATTATCACCAGTACTTCTCCTATAACCAGATGGTGGCTTCCTTCAG CTACATCTCAGTGAGGCTTCTAGAGATatgtctgcctcctccaaagatCATCATCAGGAACCAGGGGCCCTCTAAAGCTACCTTGCAGCAGGATCTCAAAGACTTTACCCAGAA GGTGGCTCAGGTGTACCTGGCCATAGATGACCGGCTCACTTCTTTAAAAACTGACACTTTCAGCAAGACCAGAGAGGAAAAAATGGAGGACATGTTTGCACAGAAAGAT ATGGAGGAATCCGAGCTCCGCGGTTGGATAGAGAAGCTACAAGTGCGTCTGCAGACCAGTGCGATGGACTCGCCACAACAACTACAAGCTTTTATGGAGTCAGTGGTGGTCAAAAAGCAGGGCTTGTGTGAGACCTTGCAGTCTTGGAATAACAG ACTTCAGGACTTGTTCCAGCAGGAAAAAGGCAGAAAGCGTCTATCTGTTCCTCCCAGTCCTGGCAGACACAGACAAGCCACATCAGATGACAGCAAG ACTAGTGCTTTGGAGTCCTCTCCTCGTAACTCATCCCAAATAGATGGAGAAAAAG AGGACCGTCATCTCAACACATTTCCATCAAGTTCATCATTACTACAGTTACCGTCTCCAACTGAACAGGCTACAGATGTCATTACGAGCGGACCATCTTTTCCTGATCAGGACTCTGTCAGCATCCCAGAGG ACATGTTTGATGGACACTTAGGTGGCTCCAATGACAGTCAAGTAAAGTCAGAAAAATCCACCATGAAAACCATCCTGGCGAACCTGTTACCGGGCAACAGTTACAATCCCATCCCTTTCCCTTT TGATCCAGACAAGCACTATTTGATGTATGAGCATGAGAGAGTTCCTATAGCCGTTTGTGAGCGAGAGCCCAGCTCCATCATTGCCTTTGCACTCAG CTGTAAAGAATATAAAACTGCACTTGAAGAAATTACAAAGACTACCGCAAAGAGCGGAGGTGATGACGCATCTCAGGGCATTAG TGTTGGAGAGAGTAGAGCAAAGAACAGCCCTGCTAAACCTAGTGATAGTAGCATGTCACAACTGAGCCGCAGCAGCGTTGATGCTGACCCTCTCA AGGACCCTGAAAGTGGAGACAAACAGAAGAAGCAGACCGGAAACCCTCACATCGAGCTGC AGTTCTCAGATGCTAATGCCAAGTTTTACTGCCGGATCTACTACGCGGAAGAGTTCCATAAGATGCGGGAAGAGATTATGGAGAGCTCACAGGATGAATTTGTGCGATCGCTCTCCCACTGTGTAAACTGGCAGGCTCGTGGCGGGAAGTCCGGTGCAGTTTTCTACGCCACTGAAG ATGATCGGTTTATTTTGAAGCAGATGCCCAGATTAGAGGTCCAGTCATTCTTAGACTTTGCACCCCACTACTTTACTTATATCACAGGAGCAGTTCAGCAAAAG CGGCCCACAGCACTTGCTAAGATTCTGGGAGTGTACCGTATAGGCTACAAGAACTCTCAGAACAACACGGAGAAGAAACTGGACCTGTTGGTGATGGAAAACCTTTTTTATGGGAGAAAGATGGCACAg GTGTTTGACCTGAAGGGATCCCTGAGGAACAGGAACGTGAAGACAGATCAGGGAAAGGAGAGCTGCGAGGTGGTGCTCCTAGATGAGAATCTCCTGAAACTGGTGCATGACAATCCCCTTTACATTCGGTCCCACTGCAAGGCCATTCTCCGTGCTGCCATCCTCAGCGACGCCCACTTCCTGTCCAGTCACCTCATCATTGATTATTCCTTGCTGGTAGGCCGTGATGATACCACGGATGAGCTAGTCGTGGGGATAATAG ATTATATCCGGACTTTCACCTGGGATAAAAAGCTTGAGATGGTGGTCAAATCTACTGGGATACTTGGAGGTCAAG GTAAAATGCCCACGGTGGTGTCACCAGAGCTGTACCGGTCACGTTTCTGTGAGGCCATGGACAAATACTTCCTCATGGTCCCTGATCACTGGACGGGTCTTGGGCTCAACTGCTGA